From Rudanella lutea DSM 19387, a single genomic window includes:
- a CDS encoding bifunctional UDP-N-acetylmuramoyl-tripeptide:D-alanyl-D-alanine ligase/alanine racemase: MNPIWLTDSRQVIADPQNTVFFAIPGTRHDGHLYINELYERGVRQFVVQQGMERPEWQALPDAELIRVPNVLGALQQEAARHRAQFSIPVVGITGSNGKTIVKEWLAQLLATDFVIARSPKSYNSQVGVPLSVHQLNGSHTLGIFEAGISAPHEMANLEPIVAPTIGVFTNIGTAHDEGFRSRKQKVAEKLRLFTHAPCLIYRKDYSDIDEEIRLLLKAVNPAIRLVSWSTTDQTADFTAGVSGSALLLSRSDGTRWHLQLPFTDPASVENLIHCLLVLLELGLTNEVGLQTRLNRLRPVSMRLELKEGIHNSVLIDDSYNNDVAGLQLALNFLNQQRTRPRQVIILSDVLQSGQPEADLYTQIGQLITEQHPDLFVGIGPVMNQQRSHFPAGSAFYPDTESFLAQLPAELFRDAVVLVKGARSFTFERIINRLQRKVHGTVLHINLDALTHNLNYYRAKVSRSAGPSQTKIMVMVKAFAYGSGSVEVAQLLQFNRVDYLAVAYADEGVQLRQNGVDLPIMVMNPAPETFATLLDHRLEPEIYSLRLLREWCDFVQTRPHLNPDESVRLHLKIDTGMHRLGFLPDDLPAVIALLNEHPNLRVSTVFSHLVGADEAQFNAFSQEQYMRFVQATTQLEAGLGYLPTRHLLNSAGIVRFPEFQLDMVRLGIGLYGVESSQIEPGRVLPVGTLRTVISQIKTVPAGDTVGYSRRGVLDHDARIATLAIGYADGYDRRFGNGVGKIWVNGTLCPTVGNICMDMTMIDVTGASVSEGDEVEIFGPNVSVKQLAHQIGTIPYELLTNVSDRVKRVFYKE; this comes from the coding sequence ATGAATCCCATCTGGCTTACCGATTCTCGCCAGGTCATTGCCGACCCCCAAAACACTGTTTTCTTTGCCATTCCGGGTACCCGGCACGATGGCCACCTGTATATCAACGAGCTGTACGAACGCGGAGTCCGGCAGTTTGTGGTGCAACAGGGCATGGAACGCCCCGAATGGCAGGCCCTGCCCGATGCCGAGCTAATTCGGGTGCCCAACGTACTGGGGGCGCTTCAGCAGGAAGCCGCCCGACACCGGGCTCAATTCTCGATTCCGGTGGTAGGTATTACAGGTAGCAACGGCAAAACCATTGTGAAAGAGTGGCTGGCCCAGCTCCTCGCTACCGATTTTGTGATCGCCCGTAGCCCAAAAAGCTATAATTCGCAGGTGGGCGTACCGCTTTCGGTGCATCAACTCAACGGGTCGCACACGCTCGGCATTTTTGAAGCCGGCATTTCGGCTCCTCACGAAATGGCCAACCTGGAACCGATTGTGGCCCCTACCATCGGGGTGTTTACCAATATCGGAACTGCCCACGATGAAGGATTTCGGAGCCGTAAGCAAAAAGTCGCTGAGAAACTGAGGCTCTTTACCCACGCCCCATGCCTCATTTACCGGAAAGACTATTCCGACATCGACGAGGAGATCCGGCTGTTGCTCAAAGCTGTCAACCCGGCTATTCGGCTCGTGAGCTGGTCGACCACCGATCAGACAGCCGACTTTACGGCTGGGGTGAGCGGCAGTGCGCTCCTGCTTTCTCGCTCCGACGGCACAAGGTGGCACCTTCAGCTCCCCTTTACCGACCCGGCTTCGGTCGAAAACCTCATTCACTGCCTGCTCGTGCTTCTGGAACTGGGCCTGACCAACGAGGTCGGGCTACAAACACGGCTCAATCGGCTCCGGCCCGTGTCTATGCGACTCGAACTGAAAGAAGGTATCCATAATAGTGTGCTCATCGACGACTCGTACAACAACGACGTAGCCGGTTTGCAGCTTGCTCTTAACTTTTTGAATCAGCAACGTACGCGCCCCCGGCAGGTGATTATTTTGTCGGATGTGCTGCAATCAGGTCAACCCGAAGCCGACCTCTACACCCAAATCGGACAACTCATTACCGAACAGCATCCAGACCTGTTTGTGGGCATTGGCCCGGTTATGAACCAACAAAGAAGCCATTTTCCGGCTGGGAGCGCTTTTTACCCCGACACCGAGTCGTTTTTGGCTCAGTTACCCGCCGAGCTTTTCCGCGATGCCGTGGTGCTGGTCAAAGGAGCCCGGTCGTTCACCTTTGAGCGGATTATCAATCGGCTACAGCGCAAGGTACACGGCACGGTACTGCACATCAACCTCGATGCCCTCACCCATAACCTCAATTACTACCGCGCCAAGGTTAGCCGGAGCGCCGGACCGTCTCAAACCAAAATCATGGTGATGGTGAAGGCCTTTGCGTACGGCAGCGGCAGCGTTGAGGTGGCCCAACTGCTCCAGTTCAACCGGGTCGATTATCTGGCCGTTGCGTATGCGGACGAAGGAGTACAACTCCGGCAAAATGGCGTCGATTTACCCATTATGGTCATGAACCCGGCTCCCGAAACCTTCGCCACCCTGCTCGACCATCGGCTCGAACCCGAAATATATAGCCTTCGACTCTTGCGTGAATGGTGCGATTTTGTGCAAACCCGGCCCCATCTGAACCCCGATGAATCGGTACGGCTACACCTCAAAATTGATACGGGTATGCACCGGCTTGGTTTTTTGCCCGACGATTTACCCGCTGTTATCGCGTTGCTCAACGAACACCCCAATCTGCGGGTATCTACCGTTTTTAGCCATTTGGTCGGGGCTGACGAAGCCCAGTTCAACGCCTTCTCGCAGGAACAGTACATGCGCTTTGTGCAAGCCACTACCCAGCTCGAAGCAGGCCTGGGGTACCTGCCTACGCGGCACCTGCTCAACTCGGCCGGGATTGTACGGTTTCCCGAGTTTCAGCTCGATATGGTACGGCTGGGCATTGGCCTGTACGGTGTCGAAAGCAGTCAGATTGAACCGGGGCGCGTATTGCCCGTCGGAACGCTCCGCACTGTCATTAGCCAGATTAAAACCGTACCGGCGGGCGACACCGTTGGCTACAGCCGCCGGGGCGTACTTGACCACGACGCCCGCATTGCTACGCTTGCCATCGGATACGCCGACGGTTACGACCGGCGCTTTGGCAATGGCGTGGGTAAAATCTGGGTCAACGGGACCCTCTGCCCCACCGTCGGGAACATCTGCATGGACATGACGATGATTGATGTAACAGGGGCTTCGGTATCAGAAGGGGACGAGGTCGAAATCTTCGGCCCAAACGTTTCGGTTAAACAATTGGCCCATCAGATAGGTACAATCCCCTACGAACTTCTCACCAACGTAAGCGACCGGGTAAAGCGGGTTTTTTACAAAGAGTGA
- a CDS encoding S8 family peptidase: MNKLTSLGKRAATVLLSSALLYSCQPQIELTPTTTGQARVAERGNFVPGEVLVKFKDGVVSEKVLKALSKQKYSKAEKILTKMMEDKGDKEGVTLLSTSLDVFEAINELKGMPEVEYAEPNYIYTLDATSNDSYFTSGQLWGMYGASTSPANQFGSGAAVAWNANKLGSSSVIVGIIDEGYMRTHTDLSANSWVNPYETSNGIDDDGNGYVDDLYGWDFASNNASIYDGPSDDHGTHVAGTIGARGGNGTGVAGVCWNVKMIGLKFLGSSGGSTANAIKAIDYLTDLKRRHGLNIVASNNSWGGGGYSQALRDAIERANAAGILFVAAAGNGGSDGVGDNNDAVANYPSNYNNTNVIAVAAITSSGARSSFSNFGATTVDLGAPGSGIWSTVPTSSGGSGYASYNGTSMATPHVTGAVALYKSLYPTATASQIKSAILNTTVPTASLSGRCVTGGRLSVATF; this comes from the coding sequence ATGAACAAACTAACTTCTCTTGGAAAGCGGGCGGCAACCGTTCTGCTGAGCAGTGCTCTGCTGTACAGTTGCCAGCCCCAGATTGAATTAACGCCAACAACAACCGGTCAGGCCCGGGTTGCCGAACGGGGCAACTTTGTCCCTGGCGAGGTGTTGGTGAAGTTTAAAGATGGCGTCGTATCGGAAAAAGTTCTCAAAGCCCTTAGCAAACAGAAGTACAGCAAAGCCGAGAAAATTCTGACCAAAATGATGGAAGACAAAGGCGACAAAGAAGGAGTTACGCTCCTTTCGACGTCGCTGGATGTGTTTGAGGCCATCAACGAGCTAAAAGGCATGCCGGAAGTTGAGTATGCCGAGCCAAACTACATTTACACGCTGGATGCCACCTCCAACGATTCGTATTTCACCAGCGGACAACTTTGGGGCATGTACGGCGCATCGACCTCACCCGCTAATCAGTTTGGCAGCGGGGCCGCCGTGGCCTGGAACGCCAATAAACTCGGTTCGAGCAGCGTGATCGTCGGTATTATCGACGAAGGGTACATGCGGACGCATACCGACCTGTCGGCCAACAGCTGGGTAAACCCTTACGAAACGAGCAATGGCATCGACGACGATGGAAATGGCTACGTAGACGATCTGTACGGCTGGGACTTTGCATCGAACAATGCCTCGATTTACGACGGCCCGTCTGACGATCATGGTACGCACGTAGCGGGCACTATTGGCGCACGGGGCGGCAACGGCACCGGCGTGGCTGGTGTGTGCTGGAACGTAAAGATGATTGGTCTGAAGTTTTTGGGCAGTAGCGGAGGCAGCACCGCCAATGCCATCAAAGCCATTGATTACCTGACCGACCTGAAACGGCGTCATGGACTCAACATTGTAGCCAGCAATAACTCATGGGGTGGTGGCGGCTACTCGCAGGCACTGCGCGACGCCATTGAGCGCGCCAATGCAGCGGGAATTCTGTTTGTGGCTGCCGCTGGGAATGGGGGCTCCGATGGGGTTGGCGATAACAATGACGCCGTGGCTAACTACCCCTCAAATTACAACAACACCAACGTGATTGCGGTAGCGGCCATTACCTCGTCGGGGGCTCGGTCGAGCTTCTCAAACTTCGGCGCAACAACGGTCGATCTCGGGGCACCGGGTTCGGGCATCTGGTCGACGGTACCGACGTCGAGCGGTGGGTCGGGCTATGCTTCGTATAACGGAACATCGATGGCGACTCCGCACGTGACCGGAGCTGTTGCTCTGTACAAATCGCTGTACCCAACGGCTACGGCTTCACAAATTAAGTCGGCCATCCTGAACACCACCGTACCAACCGCATCTCTGTCGGGCCGGTGCGTAACGGGCGGACGCCTGAGCGTAGCCACGTTCTAA
- a CDS encoding lipocalin family protein — protein sequence MKRFLFMAAIFGLTLTSCSKSDDPTPASDPTTLIAKNWKNTQTDLLVDGKVGTALYKEGAKDNPLDMSNFKMNLNSNGTFVESDVDDQGKPYQDKGTWKLTDSNKKLQLTYEDKTVETYDITSLTSSELQVKAEQKLSSVSQNDDFGLAFIAIFLGITPKESLGLQMKFKPQ from the coding sequence ATGAAACGTTTCCTGTTTATGGCCGCTATCTTCGGCCTTACCCTCACCAGCTGTTCTAAGAGTGATGATCCCACACCTGCCAGCGACCCCACCACCCTAATCGCCAAAAACTGGAAAAACACCCAAACTGACCTGTTAGTCGACGGAAAAGTGGGAACTGCCCTCTATAAAGAAGGAGCTAAAGACAACCCACTGGATATGTCAAACTTCAAAATGAACCTGAACAGCAACGGCACCTTTGTGGAGAGTGACGTTGATGATCAGGGAAAACCCTATCAGGATAAGGGCACCTGGAAACTGACCGACTCCAACAAAAAGCTGCAACTCACCTACGAAGACAAGACCGTTGAGACATACGACATTACCAGTCTGACCAGCAGCGAATTACAGGTAAAAGCCGAACAGAAGCTTTCTTCGGTAAGTCAAAATGATGATTTCGGATTGGCGTTTATTGCCATTTTCCTCGGCATTACCCCGAAAGAATCGCTGGGTCTTCAGATGAAGTTCAAGCCTCAGTAA
- the corA gene encoding magnesium/cobalt transporter CorA, producing the protein MSRRRYKTGQKQAGASPGTITYVGREVAHATRISRIEYNTAEYHIDGSGRLSNCRIPAASTPFVTWIDVDGIHQPQVIEALGQQFNLHPLLLEDVVNTEQKPKSEAYDDGVLFVTLKMLHCHNRISEIDAEHISFVLGPNYLISFQEERTSDIFTPVLDRIKASAGKTRRNGPDYLMYALMDLIVDRYFEVLDFIGTQLDKLEDRIVQVQVGGNGVQQPTLTELYSLKRELTYTRRMVWPLRDMIGALIREEHPLIQPGTLPYLRDLYDHVTQVIETIDSYRELIPGLMDVYLSTMSNRMNSVMKTLTIFSAIFMPLTFIAGIYGMNFENMPELKTTNGYFITLGVMAATAAGLIIYFRRRGWM; encoded by the coding sequence ATGAGTCGACGCCGATATAAAACAGGTCAGAAACAGGCCGGAGCCTCGCCCGGTACCATCACGTATGTGGGTCGCGAGGTGGCCCATGCCACTCGAATCTCGCGCATTGAGTACAACACGGCCGAGTATCACATTGATGGATCGGGGCGGTTGAGCAACTGCCGTATTCCCGCGGCCAGTACGCCGTTTGTGACCTGGATCGATGTCGACGGTATTCACCAGCCGCAGGTGATCGAGGCACTGGGGCAGCAGTTCAACCTGCACCCACTCCTGCTCGAAGACGTGGTCAATACAGAGCAGAAACCTAAAAGCGAGGCTTACGATGATGGCGTTTTGTTCGTAACGCTCAAAATGCTGCACTGCCATAACCGCATCAGCGAAATCGACGCCGAACATATCAGTTTTGTGCTCGGTCCCAATTACCTCATTTCGTTTCAGGAAGAACGGACGTCGGACATTTTCACACCGGTACTGGACCGGATCAAAGCATCGGCGGGCAAAACCCGGCGCAACGGCCCCGACTACCTCATGTACGCCCTGATGGACCTGATTGTCGACCGATATTTTGAAGTACTCGATTTTATTGGTACTCAGCTCGATAAGCTCGAAGACCGGATTGTACAGGTGCAGGTTGGGGGCAATGGCGTACAGCAACCCACCCTCACCGAGCTCTACAGCCTGAAGCGCGAACTAACCTACACCCGACGGATGGTGTGGCCCCTTCGCGACATGATCGGCGCACTTATTCGCGAAGAACACCCGCTTATTCAGCCGGGTACCCTCCCCTACCTCCGTGACCTGTACGACCACGTGACGCAGGTAATTGAAACCATTGATTCGTACCGAGAACTGATTCCGGGTCTGATGGACGTGTACCTCTCGACCATGAGCAACCGGATGAACTCGGTCATGAAAACGCTCACCATTTTCTCGGCTATTTTCATGCCCCTCACGTTCATTGCGGGTATCTACGGCATGAACTTCGAGAATATGCCCGAGCTGAAAACCACCAACGGATACTTCATTACGCTCGGGGTCATGGCCGCTACGGCCGCCGGGCTCATTATTTATTTCCGCCGTCGCGGCTGGATGTAA
- a CDS encoding AAA domain-containing protein, translating to MDYFKQLLQLLKAERNEDREQYRRLTESTSIAERRADGLTWYPIAIRGSELGRGDYLTVEVERTTHQDIAHQFRVGTPAMLFSNHDSKNDRVEGTIAYQGGNRLKITLLTDELPDWSRDGKLGVELLFDDQSYDQMQEALQLANSLADKGENQLVRILTGDASPTFRPLPTLPVIPRLNESQVQAVGTILAANELAIVHGPPGTGKTTTLVQAIKALYGQDHKQILVVAPSNAAVDLLSEKLHDEGLRVLRVGNPARVSERLMGLTLDHQMADHRMMKDIKKLRKQASEFKAMAHKYKRSFGRAEREQRKALFDEAHRIMKDVAQIEQYIIDELLAQAQVITATLVGANQYLIRDRKYHTVVIDEAGQALEPACWIPILKAQKVVLAGDHCQLPPTIKSMEAARQGLATTLLEKGVAQHPEAVRLLNVQYRMHERIMGYSSAVFYGGQLQAHRSVATHSLLTGDLPLLFVDTAGCGFDEKLEGTSSTNPEEAAFLIRHLGLLAEELSPAYGAADFPSTAVISPYKAQLNLLADQLAQTPELAPLRARIAVNTIDSFQGQERDIVYISLTRSNDKGEIGFLSDIRRMNVAMTRARKKLVMIGDSATLATHSFYADLISYAQTHDGYRSAWDWM from the coding sequence ATGGATTATTTCAAACAGCTCCTTCAGCTTCTTAAAGCCGAACGAAACGAAGACCGTGAACAGTACCGCCGACTGACCGAATCGACCTCGATTGCCGAGCGCCGGGCCGATGGGTTGACGTGGTACCCTATCGCCATTCGGGGGTCGGAGCTGGGCCGGGGTGATTACCTCACCGTCGAGGTCGAGCGAACGACGCACCAGGATATTGCTCATCAGTTTCGGGTAGGTACACCCGCCATGCTGTTCAGCAATCACGATTCCAAAAATGACCGGGTTGAGGGGACAATTGCCTATCAGGGCGGCAACCGGCTCAAGATTACCCTGCTTACCGATGAACTGCCCGATTGGTCGCGGGATGGCAAGCTGGGTGTTGAACTGCTGTTTGATGATCAGAGCTACGATCAGATGCAGGAGGCTCTGCAACTGGCCAATTCGCTGGCCGACAAAGGCGAGAACCAGCTTGTCCGGATTCTGACGGGAGACGCAAGCCCCACCTTTCGGCCGTTGCCCACGTTACCTGTCATTCCCCGGCTTAACGAGAGTCAGGTGCAGGCCGTCGGGACTATTCTGGCGGCCAATGAGCTGGCTATTGTGCACGGCCCGCCCGGTACCGGTAAAACGACCACGCTGGTGCAGGCCATCAAGGCTCTGTACGGGCAGGATCATAAACAGATTCTGGTGGTGGCACCGAGCAATGCTGCTGTTGATCTGTTGAGCGAAAAACTGCATGACGAAGGCCTTCGGGTGCTGCGGGTAGGCAACCCGGCGCGGGTGTCGGAACGGTTAATGGGCCTGACCCTCGATCATCAGATGGCCGACCACCGGATGATGAAGGACATCAAAAAACTCCGCAAGCAGGCAAGCGAATTCAAGGCAATGGCGCATAAATACAAGCGCAGCTTTGGCCGGGCCGAACGGGAGCAGCGAAAGGCGTTGTTTGATGAGGCCCACCGAATCATGAAAGATGTTGCCCAAATCGAGCAGTATATTATCGATGAACTGCTGGCGCAGGCGCAGGTCATTACGGCAACACTGGTAGGGGCCAACCAGTACCTGATTCGTGACCGTAAGTACCACACCGTCGTGATCGATGAAGCCGGTCAGGCCCTTGAACCGGCGTGCTGGATTCCGATTCTGAAAGCGCAAAAAGTAGTGCTTGCGGGCGACCATTGCCAGCTGCCCCCGACAATTAAATCAATGGAAGCGGCCCGGCAGGGTTTGGCGACTACGCTGCTTGAAAAAGGAGTAGCCCAGCATCCCGAAGCGGTGCGGCTGCTCAATGTACAGTACCGGATGCACGAGCGGATTATGGGGTACTCATCGGCCGTATTTTATGGTGGACAATTGCAGGCCCATCGCTCGGTGGCCACGCATAGCCTGCTTACGGGTGACTTGCCGCTTCTGTTTGTGGATACCGCCGGGTGCGGCTTTGACGAAAAACTAGAAGGTACCAGCTCGACCAACCCCGAAGAGGCTGCGTTTCTGATCCGTCATCTGGGCCTGTTGGCCGAGGAGTTAAGCCCGGCGTACGGAGCGGCCGATTTTCCATCGACGGCGGTGATTTCGCCCTACAAGGCCCAGTTGAATCTATTGGCCGATCAACTGGCACAGACGCCCGAATTGGCTCCGCTTCGTGCTCGGATTGCCGTTAACACCATTGATAGCTTTCAGGGACAGGAGCGCGACATTGTGTATATCTCGCTCACACGCAGCAACGACAAAGGCGAAATTGGTTTCCTGTCCGACATCCGGCGGATGAATGTAGCCATGACCCGAGCCCGTAAGAAACTGGTCATGATCGGTGACAGTGCCACGCTGGCAACCCATTCGTTCTACGCCGACCTGATTAGCTATGCCCAAACCCACGATGGGTACCGTAGCGCCTGGGACTGGATGTAA